One genomic window of Bacillus mycoides includes the following:
- a CDS encoding protein phosphatase 2C domain-containing protein, translating into MKITTYQQKSPLKQECEDSFFCNEHNMMYGVCDGATPLVPFCDEEGHNGAYIASHLFASHFTSLREINSLQGEVAKANELLQNKMLEYKVDTRKKDHLWCTCIAAVQIEGEKLEYAQLGDCMVVAILQNGAMRVLTKDTVQGISKRAKKKREEDREKGLPVPEEHVFQDVREQLKYNRYLANMPNGYSVANGMKEAMDYLQYGELHVAEVSGIFICSDGLFHPEWSLEQIVIYIRKNSIKEYVAIIERLEGENRIRPDDKTVIMIDL; encoded by the coding sequence ATGAAGATAACGACGTATCAACAGAAAAGTCCTTTAAAACAAGAATGTGAGGATTCATTTTTTTGTAATGAACATAACATGATGTACGGTGTATGTGATGGCGCAACGCCACTTGTCCCGTTTTGTGATGAAGAAGGACATAATGGAGCATACATCGCTTCGCATTTATTTGCAAGTCATTTTACTTCGTTACGGGAGATTAATAGTTTACAAGGTGAAGTTGCAAAGGCGAATGAATTATTGCAAAACAAGATGCTAGAGTACAAGGTTGATACGAGAAAAAAAGACCATCTGTGGTGTACATGTATTGCAGCAGTTCAAATAGAAGGCGAAAAACTTGAATATGCACAGTTAGGTGATTGTATGGTCGTTGCAATACTTCAAAATGGAGCGATGAGAGTATTAACGAAAGATACGGTTCAAGGAATTAGTAAACGTGCAAAAAAGAAGAGAGAGGAAGATAGAGAAAAGGGATTACCTGTACCTGAAGAACACGTTTTTCAAGATGTTCGGGAGCAGTTAAAATACAATCGCTATCTTGCAAATATGCCAAACGGCTACTCAGTTGCAAATGGGATGAAAGAAGCTATGGATTATTTACAATATGGTGAATTACATGTAGCTGAAGTAAGTGGAATCTTTATTTGTTCGGACGGATTGTTCCATCCAGAGTGGTCGTTAGAACAAATTGTGATATATATAAGAAAGAATAGTATAAAAGAATATGTAGCAATCATTGAAAGGTTAGAAGGAGAAAATAGAATAAGACCAGATGATAAAACAGTTATTATGATTGATTTGTAA
- a CDS encoding YitT family protein, translating to MVRFLGVIFGSIIIAIAFNLFLIPHKILSSGIGGIAIILGIATPVNTGIINFVLNLPILILGYIGLGKKVIFNTVVSVIVLSAALYYVPVKVVATDPLLSSVFGGVIAGAGIGLVFNCHGSTGGFDIIGMLLSRKRDIKLGGFLIGLNTVVVVIAGFFFTWDVALTSLLSIYVTGKVIDAVHTKHRKVTLMIVTNQAEEMKKKLLSTVVRGITLLDGEGAYSNEKKRVLMTVVSREELASMKLTISEIDPHAFVNITETVEVLGLFRKA from the coding sequence ATGGTCAGATTTCTTGGTGTTATTTTTGGTTCTATTATTATTGCGATTGCCTTTAATCTTTTCCTTATCCCCCATAAAATTTTAAGTAGTGGAATTGGCGGAATTGCTATTATTTTAGGGATTGCAACCCCTGTAAACACAGGCATTATTAACTTTGTATTGAACTTACCTATCCTTATTTTAGGATACATAGGTCTTGGAAAAAAAGTAATTTTTAACACAGTTGTCTCTGTAATTGTATTATCTGCTGCACTATACTATGTTCCTGTAAAAGTCGTAGCAACAGACCCACTTTTATCTTCTGTATTTGGCGGTGTCATCGCCGGCGCTGGTATTGGCCTTGTCTTTAACTGCCATGGTTCAACTGGTGGATTTGATATTATCGGTATGTTGTTATCTCGTAAACGAGATATTAAACTTGGTGGATTCCTTATTGGATTAAATACAGTTGTTGTTGTCATTGCAGGATTTTTCTTCACTTGGGATGTTGCCCTTACAAGCTTACTTTCAATTTATGTAACTGGTAAAGTAATTGATGCCGTTCATACAAAACATCGTAAAGTTACACTTATGATTGTAACAAATCAAGCGGAAGAAATGAAAAAAAAGCTTCTTTCAACTGTAGTACGCGGAATTACGTTACTTGATGGTGAAGGTGCTTATTCAAACGAGAAAAAACGTGTACTTATGACAGTCGTTTCTCGTGAAGAATTAGCAAGTATGAAACTAACGATTTCCGAAATTGATCCTCATGCATTCGTTAATATTACAGAAACTGTTGAAGTGTTAGGATTGTTTAGAAAAGCATAA
- a CDS encoding VOC family protein translates to MKSYIQGIDHVQVAAPVGCEEEAREFYGNKIGMKEIPKPEELKKRGGCWFKCGNQEIHIGVEQNFNPAKKAHPAFYVLKIDEFKQELIKQGVEVIDDNARPDVIRFYVSDPFGNRIEFMQNKN, encoded by the coding sequence ATGAAAAGCTATATTCAAGGAATTGATCATGTACAAGTGGCGGCACCTGTAGGATGTGAAGAAGAAGCACGAGAATTTTATGGTAATAAAATTGGTATGAAGGAAATTCCGAAACCAGAAGAGTTAAAGAAGCGTGGCGGATGTTGGTTTAAGTGTGGAAATCAAGAGATTCATATTGGAGTCGAGCAAAACTTTAATCCAGCTAAAAAAGCGCATCCAGCTTTTTATGTTTTGAAAATTGATGAATTTAAACAAGAGTTAATAAAGCAAGGTGTTGAAGTAATAGATGATAATGCACGACCAGACGTGATTAGATTTTACGTATCAGATCCGTTTGGAAATCGAATTGAATTTATGCAAAATAAAAACTAG
- a CDS encoding BA3702 family sensor histidine kinase, whose product MSRKKYSSTQKKRQPNVSGRLRNHIQNRSLAEMYASLFEHNPDSIISLNLEGVILHINPSAERILGYTSNELERKTITSILEAHISDQVLQYIKNTAADNQKEYIVSIYHKDGYLLDVVTKLVPIFVKNRLTGVYAIMKPLEKSERIEKVLQESEKRLRTLMNSMPAFVIFKDHEGRWLEANDYALSCFNFHNVPYHGKRDNELIQYNEAYRESFLHCEEVDELTWQKGQILHGEEFIIHRDDFDLVLSISKVPLFHPDGSRKGLIVMGRDVTELKETEKLLRKSEKLAVVGQLTAGIAHEIRNPLTSLKGFLTLLHPEINEENKWYVDVMLSEISQMESITSQFMAMSKPQVLSIHTCNVQTLIEEVVTFILPTAIMHSVHIIMDHFDYISDIQCDSNQLKQVFINILKNAIEAMPDGGNIFIQTTSLENDFVSIRIIDEGCGIPEERMARLGEPFYSLKEKGTGLGLMMCYKIIQEHHGKLFISSELNIGTTVDIQLPVATAQPVTNS is encoded by the coding sequence ATGAGTCGTAAAAAATATTCATCTACTCAAAAAAAGCGTCAACCAAACGTATCTGGACGCCTGCGAAACCATATACAAAATCGTTCTTTAGCAGAAATGTATGCATCTCTTTTTGAACATAACCCTGATAGTATTATTTCATTGAATTTAGAAGGAGTTATTTTACATATTAACCCCTCTGCTGAAAGAATATTAGGTTATACTTCTAACGAATTGGAGCGAAAAACAATCACTTCTATTTTAGAAGCACATATTTCTGATCAAGTGCTACAATACATCAAAAATACTGCGGCTGATAATCAAAAAGAGTATATCGTCTCTATTTATCATAAAGACGGATATTTACTAGATGTCGTAACAAAATTAGTTCCTATTTTTGTTAAAAATCGTTTAACAGGTGTATACGCCATTATGAAACCCCTTGAAAAATCAGAAAGAATTGAGAAAGTATTACAAGAGAGTGAGAAACGATTACGCACATTAATGAATTCGATGCCTGCGTTTGTTATTTTTAAGGATCATGAAGGACGCTGGCTTGAGGCGAATGACTATGCGCTTTCTTGTTTCAATTTCCATAACGTACCTTATCATGGAAAAAGAGATAATGAACTCATTCAATATAACGAAGCGTACCGCGAATCTTTTTTGCATTGTGAAGAAGTCGATGAACTAACATGGCAAAAAGGACAAATTCTTCACGGAGAGGAATTTATTATACATAGAGATGATTTCGACCTAGTTTTAAGTATTTCAAAAGTCCCACTCTTCCACCCTGATGGCTCACGCAAAGGTCTTATAGTAATGGGAAGAGACGTTACCGAACTAAAAGAAACTGAAAAGTTATTACGAAAATCCGAAAAGCTTGCAGTAGTAGGACAACTGACAGCTGGAATTGCACATGAAATTAGAAACCCACTCACTTCATTAAAAGGATTTTTAACATTATTACATCCAGAAATAAATGAGGAAAATAAATGGTATGTGGACGTTATGCTGAGTGAGATTTCACAAATGGAATCTATAACAAGCCAATTTATGGCGATGTCTAAACCACAAGTGTTATCTATTCATACATGCAACGTACAAACATTAATTGAAGAAGTTGTAACTTTTATTTTACCAACAGCAATTATGCACAGCGTTCATATCATCATGGACCATTTCGATTATATTTCTGACATTCAATGTGACAGTAATCAATTAAAACAAGTTTTTATTAACATATTAAAAAATGCGATCGAGGCGATGCCTGATGGTGGTAACATATTCATTCAAACAACTTCGTTAGAAAATGATTTTGTTTCAATACGCATTATCGATGAAGGTTGTGGGATTCCTGAAGAGCGCATGGCTCGTCTTGGCGAACCTTTTTATAGCTTGAAAGAAAAAGGAACTGGCCTTGGCTTAATGATGTGCTATAAAATCATTCAAGAGCATCACGGGAAATTATTCATTTCAAGTGAATTAAACATAGGAACAACTGTCGATATCCAATTACCAGTTGCTACAGCTCAGCCTGTAACAAACTCTTAA
- a CDS encoding phosphotransferase, which produces MANYENEEMLTGGNVSNVYRSEDTVRRELKQGSTKIHKLLNHLENKGFSYAPKFLGIDDKDREILSFIEGKAGNYPLKEYMWSNDVLKEIAKMLRLYHDAVSDFPLSDDWKLMDNTPNKIEVVCHNDFAIYNIIFNNEKPVGIIDFDVAGPGPRLWDIAYTLYTCVPLSRVYYTETGKAVYYNSLQHAGRIKQRIKLFFESYKGEGMDEDYLEMVLLRLEGLCKYMKRKAKEGDMNFQKMIDEGHLEHYEKDIKFIREHGREWM; this is translated from the coding sequence ATGGCAAACTACGAAAATGAAGAAATGCTAACGGGAGGCAATGTCTCAAACGTATATCGTTCAGAAGATACAGTTCGACGAGAATTAAAGCAAGGCAGTACCAAAATTCATAAGCTATTAAATCATTTAGAAAATAAAGGTTTTAGTTATGCACCAAAGTTTTTAGGTATTGATGATAAAGATAGAGAAATATTATCATTTATTGAAGGGAAAGCTGGTAATTATCCTTTAAAAGAGTACATGTGGTCTAATGATGTTTTAAAAGAAATAGCGAAGATGCTCCGTCTTTATCATGATGCTGTGAGTGATTTTCCTTTATCAGATGATTGGAAACTAATGGATAATACTCCAAATAAAATAGAGGTTGTATGCCACAATGATTTTGCAATATATAACATTATTTTTAATAACGAAAAACCAGTAGGTATTATTGATTTTGATGTTGCTGGTCCTGGACCAAGACTTTGGGACATAGCCTATACTCTTTACACTTGTGTCCCATTAAGTAGAGTTTATTATACGGAAACAGGTAAGGCAGTTTATTATAATTCATTACAGCATGCGGGACGTATAAAGCAAAGGATTAAATTGTTTTTTGAGTCCTATAAAGGTGAGGGGATGGACGAGGATTATTTGGAGATGGTACTTCTACGATTAGAAGGATTATGTAAATACATGAAAAGAAAAGCAAAAGAAGGCGATATGAACTTCCAAAAGATGATAGATGAAGGACACCTTGAACATTACGAAAAGGATATTAAATTTATTCGTGAACATGGAAGAGAATGGATGTAA
- a CDS encoding alpha/beta hydrolase — MKHVFQKGKDESKPTLLLLHGTGGNELDLLPLAERIDREASVLSVRGNVLENGMPRFFRRLAEGIFDEEDLVFRTKELNEFLNEAAKTYEFDRDNIVVVGYSNGANIAASLLFHYENALKGAILHHPMVPRRGIELPNLVEKAVFIAAGTNDPICSPSESEELKMLLENANANVTMHWENRGHQLTMNEVEKATEWYEKMFSHA, encoded by the coding sequence ATGAAACATGTTTTTCAAAAAGGAAAAGATGAGTCAAAACCAACACTATTATTGCTTCATGGTACGGGAGGAAATGAATTAGATTTATTACCGCTTGCAGAAAGAATTGATCGGGAAGCTTCTGTCTTAAGTGTTCGTGGAAATGTATTAGAAAATGGGATGCCCCGTTTCTTCCGCCGATTAGCAGAAGGTATTTTTGATGAAGAGGATCTTGTTTTCCGTACGAAGGAATTAAATGAATTTTTAAATGAAGCAGCAAAAACATATGAATTTGATAGAGATAATATCGTAGTTGTTGGGTATTCAAATGGAGCAAATATTGCAGCGAGTTTATTATTCCATTATGAAAATGCATTAAAAGGTGCCATTCTTCATCATCCAATGGTCCCAAGAAGAGGGATAGAACTTCCTAATTTAGTAGAGAAAGCAGTGTTTATTGCTGCTGGAACAAATGATCCAATTTGTTCACCTTCTGAGTCAGAGGAATTGAAGATGCTATTAGAAAATGCAAATGCTAATGTAACAATGCATTGGGAAAATAGAGGACATCAATTAACGATGAATGAAGTAGAGAAGGCAACAGAATGGTATGAAAAAATGTTTTCACATGCATAA
- a CDS encoding FMN-binding glutamate synthase family protein: MSEALLVIISILLFLMLLLIFFFIITFFIKKRTHHSILKLHPYLGRMRYLLEKIGPEFRQYWFDHDTDGKPFSRYDFQSVMFLAKYRSEILGFGSKRDFEESGYYIANTLFPTLTDELSVNLTQEREGKKYMIHKEGLFSRREKLTADTTNLWLYEEDDAIIVGENRKYPWKLYGMFGASATSYGAIGENYILSAGFGAKMAGGSWINTGEGGVIPEHLHTGANIVAQIGPGLFGYRDEDGNFSMKEFLEKAKESNIKAFELKFGQGAKIRGGHLEGQKVNEKIASVRKVREGETINSPNRFSFINSAAEALYFIQDLQENGGKPVGMKIVIGQQKPLEDLLKAMKELNIYPDFITIDGSEGGSGATYKSMADSMGLPLIPALLTFIDTANHYGVRDKLKVFASGKLITPDKVAIALAIGADAVNSARGFMMASGCIMALQCNSGQCPSGVATTDPHYQKALDPYEKKWRVMNYIISMRYSLFSLAAAAGVKSPRHLTREHIVFKDEMGRVVPLSELFPSVIGK, encoded by the coding sequence ATGAGTGAAGCGCTACTCGTTATTATTAGTATATTGCTCTTTTTGATGCTACTTTTAATTTTCTTTTTTATCATTACATTTTTTATTAAAAAACGGACGCATCATTCTATATTAAAACTGCATCCATACTTAGGTAGAATGCGCTATTTACTCGAAAAAATAGGTCCAGAATTTAGGCAATATTGGTTTGATCATGATACTGACGGAAAGCCTTTTTCGCGCTATGATTTTCAAAGTGTTATGTTTCTAGCAAAATACCGTTCTGAAATACTTGGTTTTGGATCAAAACGGGATTTTGAGGAATCTGGCTATTATATTGCTAATACATTATTCCCCACATTAACAGATGAATTAAGTGTGAATCTCACGCAAGAACGTGAGGGGAAAAAGTATATGATTCATAAAGAAGGATTATTTTCAAGAAGAGAAAAATTGACAGCGGATACAACAAACCTTTGGTTGTATGAAGAAGATGATGCAATTATAGTCGGCGAAAATCGTAAATATCCATGGAAACTGTATGGGATGTTTGGAGCGTCAGCTACATCTTACGGTGCGATTGGAGAAAATTATATTTTATCAGCTGGGTTTGGTGCAAAAATGGCAGGTGGTTCGTGGATTAATACTGGGGAAGGGGGCGTAATTCCAGAACATTTACATACGGGTGCGAATATCGTTGCGCAAATTGGTCCTGGATTATTCGGATACCGTGACGAGGACGGGAATTTTTCGATGAAGGAATTTTTGGAGAAGGCGAAAGAAAGTAATATTAAAGCGTTTGAATTGAAATTTGGGCAAGGAGCAAAAATACGTGGTGGTCATTTAGAAGGGCAGAAGGTAAATGAGAAAATCGCTTCCGTTCGGAAAGTACGAGAAGGTGAAACGATTAATTCGCCAAATCGATTTTCATTTATTAATAGTGCGGCAGAGGCTTTATATTTTATTCAAGATTTGCAAGAAAACGGTGGTAAACCAGTGGGCATGAAAATTGTAATTGGTCAACAGAAGCCTTTGGAAGATTTATTAAAAGCAATGAAAGAATTAAACATCTATCCAGATTTTATTACAATCGACGGTTCAGAAGGTGGATCAGGTGCAACATATAAATCGATGGCAGATAGTATGGGGCTGCCGCTTATACCGGCATTACTTACATTTATTGATACGGCGAATCATTACGGTGTTCGGGATAAATTAAAGGTGTTTGCTTCAGGGAAATTAATCACACCAGATAAAGTAGCGATTGCTTTGGCTATCGGTGCAGATGCCGTAAATTCAGCACGCGGCTTCATGATGGCAAGTGGCTGTATTATGGCGCTTCAATGTAATTCAGGGCAATGCCCATCGGGTGTTGCAACTACGGATCCACACTACCAAAAAGCGTTAGATCCATATGAGAAGAAATGGCGAGTAATGAACTACATTATTAGCATGAGATATAGTTTGTTTTCATTAGCGGCAGCGGCGGGGGTAAAGAGCCCGCGCCATTTAACGAGAGAGCATATTGTGTTTAAAGATGAGATGGGGAGAGTAGTTCCACTTTCGGAATTGTTTCCTTCCGTAATTGGGAAGTAA
- a CDS encoding alkene reductase — MTSSNNKAANIYAGTNINNWGSFENIDATKVFDPIQIGSWSLRNRIAMAPMTRCFANNETGVVGTDVVEYYQKRAADGIGLIITEGIVISPRAKGNPGVPGIYTQAQIDSWKPVTEAVHKEGGTIIAQIWHVGRMSHHEIIGGQMPQAPSAIAAEGNVPRFRKPFDTPEAMTIEEIKEVIGQYAQAAKNAIEAGFDGVEIHGAHGYLIDQFTYEFANKRTDKYGGDLKQRLTFMKEVTEAVIEAVGANKTLLRFSAFKGDNPAYMWKNPELAIETFVNMFKEVGLAMIHPSTMNYTQVIADGKNFHQLVRKYWDGTIVGVGNLNPKEAEEALQEGTIDVAAFGRPLIANPDFVHRIKNAESLVEYDAKEHLATLV, encoded by the coding sequence ATATTTATGCAGGAACAAATATAAATAATTGGGGATCTTTTGAAAACATTGATGCAACAAAGGTGTTTGATCCGATTCAAATTGGATCTTGGTCTCTTCGTAATCGCATAGCGATGGCACCGATGACGAGATGTTTTGCAAATAATGAGACTGGGGTAGTTGGTACTGATGTAGTAGAGTATTACCAAAAACGTGCTGCGGATGGGATTGGATTAATTATTACAGAAGGAATTGTCATTAGCCCGAGAGCAAAAGGGAATCCGGGAGTACCAGGTATTTATACACAAGCGCAAATTGATTCTTGGAAACCTGTTACAGAGGCAGTACATAAAGAAGGCGGAACGATTATTGCTCAAATATGGCATGTTGGACGTATGAGTCATCACGAAATAATTGGTGGTCAAATGCCGCAAGCGCCGTCTGCTATTGCTGCGGAGGGTAATGTTCCGCGTTTTCGTAAACCGTTTGATACACCAGAAGCAATGACAATAGAAGAAATAAAAGAAGTTATCGGTCAATATGCACAAGCTGCAAAGAACGCAATCGAAGCTGGATTTGATGGAGTAGAAATTCACGGTGCACACGGATATTTAATTGATCAATTTACTTATGAGTTTGCGAATAAGCGCACAGATAAATATGGCGGGGACTTAAAGCAAAGGTTAACATTTATGAAAGAAGTAACCGAGGCTGTAATAGAGGCAGTTGGAGCTAATAAAACACTTCTTCGCTTCTCTGCATTTAAAGGTGATAATCCTGCTTATATGTGGAAAAATCCAGAACTTGCGATTGAAACTTTTGTAAATATGTTCAAAGAAGTTGGATTAGCGATGATTCACCCTTCAACGATGAATTATACGCAAGTTATTGCTGACGGAAAGAATTTTCATCAATTAGTAAGAAAATATTGGGATGGTACTATTGTTGGGGTGGGCAATTTGAATCCGAAAGAGGCAGAAGAAGCATTGCAAGAAGGAACAATTGATGTAGCGGCGTTCGGAAGACCATTAATCGCTAACCCAGATTTTGTTCATCGAATTAAAAATGCTGAAAGTTTAGTTGAATATGACGCGAAAGAGCATCTTGCTACATTAGTGTGA